A window from Corvus cornix cornix isolate S_Up_H32 chromosome 8, ASM73873v5, whole genome shotgun sequence encodes these proteins:
- the SMG7 gene encoding protein SMG7 isoform X4 — protein sequence MSLLCAQYLRQAEVLKADMTDSKLGPAEVWTSRQALQDLYQKMLVTDLEYALDKKVEQDLWNHAFKNQITTLQGQAKNRANPNRSEVQANLSLFLEAASGFYTQLLQELCTVFNVDLPCRVKSSQLGIISNKQTHTSTIVKPQSSSCSYICQHCLVHLGDIARYRNQTSQAESYYRHAAQLVPSNGQPYNQLAILASSKGDHLTTIFYYCRSIAVKFPFPAASTNLQKALSKALESRDEVKTRWSVSDFIKAFIKFHGHVYLSKSLEKLSPLREKLEEQFKRLLFQKAFNSQQLVHITVINLFQLHHLRDFSNETEQHNYSQDEQLCWTQLLALFMSFLGVLCKCPLQNDYQEDSGAAYPLPAVKVSMDWLKLRPSVFQEAVVDERRYIWPWLISLLNSFQPHEEDLSSNNATPLPEEFELQGFLALRPSFRNLDFSKGHQAITGDKEGQQRRIRQQRLIFTGKWIADNQPRLIQCENEVGKLLFVTEIPELLLEDPSEAKESLALQETSMAEPLCADGSPGLKSVLSSGRSLNNSCDAGEKPMVTFKENIKPREMNREQGRIYPPKDLARERRDFSKGIVANKNDGKKENNKRKNETKKCGLDKMQEAGKQNVAVQVKSQTEMRKTPVSEARKTPVTQTPSQASSSQFIPIHHPGAFPPLPSRPGFPPPTYVVPPPVAFSMSTGYTFPGGVSVPGTFLQPTAHSPAGNQVQGGKQSHIPYSQQRPSGPGPMTQGPQQTPPPSQQPLSSLPAQATAQSTSQLQVQALAQQQQHQSPTKAVQGLGKSPPHHSGFQQYPQTDSSKQLWNPPQVQGSLGKIMPVKQPYYLQAQDPLKLFEQSLQPPVMQQQPLEKKMKPFPMEPYNQNPSEVKVPEYYWDSSYGMTDNRVMTQQSNMDRRGKRQGVFCSEQDAVSRMTFEKSLLEKPSELMSQSSSFLSLSGFSLNQERYPNNSMFNEVYGKNMNTSTKTEVTPSAAHQETSLYSLFEGTPWSPSLPASSDHSTPASQSPHSSNPSSLPSSPPTHNHNSVPFSNFGPIGTPDSRDRRVTDRWKTDKPAMGGFGLDYLPATSSSSESSWHQSSAPSGTWTAQGPPAMEDSSAVLMESLKSIWSSSMMHPGPSALEQLLMQQKQKQQRGQGTMNPPH from the exons CTATTACAGGAACTGTGCACAGTTTTTAACGTAGACCTGCCGTGCCGTGTGAAGTCTTCCCAGCTGGGGATCATTAGCAATAAACAGACGCACACCAGCACTATTGTGAAGCCAcagtccagctcctgctcctacatctgccagcactgccttgtCCACCTGGGAGATATCG CTCGCTATAGGAATCAGACCAGCCAGGCAGAGTCTTACTATAGACATGCAGCTCAGCTTGTCCCTTCTAATG GTCAGCCTTATAATCAGTTGGCTATCCTAGCTTCTTCCAAAGGAGACCACTTGACCACAATTTTCTACTACTGCAGAAGCATTGCTGTGaaatttcctttcccagctgcctccaCTAACCTACAAAAAGCACTTTCTAAAGCACTGGAAAG TCGTGATGAGGTGAAGACTCGATGGAGCGTGTCTGACTTCATCAAGGCATTTATTAAATTTCATGGCCATGTGTACCTGAGTAAGAGCTTGGAGAAGCTGAGCCCTCTTcgagaaaagctggaagaacAGTTCAAG AGGTTGTTGTTCCAGAAGGCCTTCAACTCTCAGCAGTTAGTCCATATTACTGTGATCAACCTGTTCCAACTGCACCACCTGCGAGACTTCAGCAATGAAACGGAGCAGCACAACTACAGCCAGgatgagcagctctgctggacacAGCTCCTGGCTCTCTTCA TGTCGTTTCTTGGAGTTCTGTGCAAGTGTCCTTTACAAAACGACTACCAGGAGGACTCTGGGGCTGCATATCCTCTTCCAGCTGTGAAGGTTTCGATGGACTGGCTGAAACTTAGGCCCAGTGTTTTCCAGGAGGCAGTGGTTGACGAAAGACGGTA CATATGGCCCTGGCTGATCTCTCTTCTAAATAGTTTCCAGCCTCATGAAGAAGATCTATCCAGTAATAATG CAACCCCCCTTCCAGAAGAATTTGAGTTGCAAGGATTCCTGGCTCTGAGGCCCTCGTTCAG GAACTTGGATTTTTCCAAAGGCCACCAGGCAATTACAGGGGATAAAGAAGGGCAGCAACGTCGGATACGGCAGCAGCGCCTGATCTTCACAGGCAAATGGATTGCTGATAACCAGCCAAG GTTGATTCAATGTGAGAATGAGGTAGGAAAGCTGTTGTTTGTGACGGAAATCCCGGAGCTCCTACTGGAGGACCCTAGTGAAGCCAAAGAGAGTCTCGCCTTACAGGAGACATCCATGGCAGAGCCGCTGTGTGCTGATGGGAGCCCTGGACTCAAATCAGTGCTGTCCTCTGGCAGAAGTCTGAACAACAGCTGTGATGCAGGAGAAAAACCGATGGTCACCTTCAAAGAGAACATCAAGCCCCGGGAGATGAACAGAGAACAAGGGCGCATCTACCCCCCAAAGGACTTAGCGAGGGAGAGACGGGACTTTAGCAAAGGAATAGTAGCAAATAAGAAtgatgggaagaaagaaaacaataaaagaaagaatgagaCTAAGAAATGTGGCTTGGATAAGATGCAGgaagcaggaaagcagaatgTGGCAGTTCAG GTGAAATCCCAGACGGAGATGAGGAAGACTCCGGTGTCAGAAGCCAGGAAAACACCTGTAACTCAGACTCCAAGTCAGGCCAGCAGTTCCCAGTTCATCCCTATTCATCACCCAGGagctttccctccccttcctaGCCGGCCAG gATTTCCTCCTCCAACCTATGTTGTCCCCCCTCCTGTGGCTTTCTCCATGAGCACGGGGTATACCTTCCCGGGTGGTGTTTCTGTCCCAGGAACCTTCCTCCAGCCCACAGCTCACTCGCCTGCAGGAAACCAGGTGCAAGGTGGGAAACAGTCCCACATTCCTTACAGCCAGCAGCGGCCCTCTGGACCAGGGCCAATGACCCAGGGACCTCAGCAAACACCACCTCCTTCCCAGCAACCCCTCTCATCTTTACCAGCTCAGGCAACAGCACAGTCCACAAGCCAGTTACAGGTCCAAGCtctggcccagcagcagcagcaccagtcCCCCACGAAAGCTGTGCAAGGCCTGGGGAAGAGCCCGCCACACCACTCCGGATTCCAGCAG TATCCACAGACAGACTCATCGAAGCAGCTCTGGAACCCCCCTCAAGTCCAAGGCTCCCTGGGGAAGATCATGCCTGTAAAGCAGCCCTATTACCTGCAGGCCCAGGACCCTCTCAAACTCTTTGAACAGTCATTACAGCCTCCTGTGATGCAACAGCAACcgctggagaaaaaaatgaagcctTTCCCAATGGAGCCATATAACCAGAACCCCTCAGAAGTCAAGGTGCCAGAATATTACTGGGACTCTTCCTACGGCATGACTGACAACAGGGTGATGACCCAGCAGTCAAACATGGACCGCAGGGGGAAGCGGCAGGGAGtcttctgctctgagcaggatgCTGTCTCCAGGATGACCTTTGAG AAGTCCCTGCTGGAAAAACCATCAGAATTGATGTCTCAGTCATCATCTTTCCTGTCCCTCAGTGGCTTTTCTCTAAATCAG GAAAGATACCCGAACAACAGCATGTTCAATGAGGTATATGGAAAAAACATGAATACCAGCACAAAAACAGAAGTCACCCCTTCAGCTGCCCATCAGGAGACTTCACTCTATTCTCTCTTTGAAGGGACTCCGTGGTCTCCATCCCTTCCAGCCAGCTCAG ATCATTCAACACCAGCCAGCCAGTCTCCTCACTCCTCCAACCCCAGCAGCTTGCCAAGCTCCCCTCCAACCCATAACCACAATTCTGTTCCTTTCTCCAACTTTGGACCCATTGGGACTCCAGACAGCAGAGACCGGAGAGTCACAGACCGCTGGAAAACAGATAAGCCAG CAATGGGAGGGTTTGGTCTGGACTATCTCCCAGCAACGTCGTCCTCTTCGGAGAGCAGCTGGCACCAGTCCAGCGCTCCTAGTGGTACCTGGACAGCCCAAGGCCCTCCTGCCATGGAGGACTCCTCAGCTGTGCTTATGGAGAGCCTGAAG TCCATCTGGTCCAGTTCTATGATGCACCCTGGCCCCTcggccctggagcagctgttgatgcagcagaagcagaagcagcagcgCGGACAAGGCACCATGAACCCGCCGCATTGA